One window of the Mesotoga sp. UBA6090 genome contains the following:
- a CDS encoding SDR family oxidoreductase produces MRLDAMSPCWIDVACHDHKSVVRFSRLSDIVHNQSPTGKVGRPEDVVETSLFRSGDEGFFVTGVNLVIDGGTIRKMIHVE; encoded by the coding sequence ATAAGGTTAGATGCCATGAGTCCTTGCTGGATTGATGTCGCATGTCATGACCATAAGTCCGTAGTAAGATTTTCCAGGTTGAGCGATATCGTGCACAATCAAAGTCCCACAGGCAAAGTCGGCAGGCCGGAAGATGTGGTGGAAACCAGTCTCTTTCGAAGCGGAGATGAGGGCTTTTTTGTCACAGGTGTGAATCTTGTTATAGACGGTGGAACGATAAGAAAGATGATTCATGTTGAATAG